One genomic segment of Tachyglossus aculeatus isolate mTacAcu1 chromosome 17, mTacAcu1.pri, whole genome shotgun sequence includes these proteins:
- the LOC119939679 gene encoding killer cell lectin-like receptor subfamily F member 1, whose protein sequence is MSGDIVYADVQLSRKNSTPSSPSAPSQSQDSPRSGLRPGTALKVAYAVIILLLVAVITLSILVVPRRRTCPADWKLNHGKCYWISKSNDTKNWSNSTAFCVERKSNLAKIQDTCDLGFIWSHIPASKFYWIGLHIPSSGGNWTWPDGSTLDWSLFQVKGSNGKDRCAALSRDGIYPEICGNGNPWICEQ, encoded by the exons ATGTCTGGAGACATAGTCTACGCCGATGTCCAACTTTCCAGAAAAAATTCTACCCCTTCCAGCCCGTCCGCCCCATCACAATCCCAGG ACTCCCCCCGATCCGGGCTGAGGCCTGGGACTGCTCTGAAAGTGGCATATGCTGTGATCATTCTACTCCTGGTGGCAGTTATCACACTGAGCATTTTAG tGGTACCCAGACGACGAACATGCCCAGCAGACTGGAAGCTGAACCACGGGAAATGCTATTGGATTTCCAAGTCAAATGATACAAAAAACTGGAGCAATAGTACTGCATTCTGTGTGGAAAGGAAGTCAAATCTGGCAAAAATTCAGGACACGTGTGACCTG GGTTTCATCTGGTCACACATACCAGCATCAAAATTTTATTGGATCGGGCTGCACATTCCGAGCTCTGGGGGAAACTGGACGTGGCCAGACGGCTCTACTCTTGACTGGAGCCT GTTCCAGGTAAAAGGCTCAAATGGAAAGGACAGATGTGCTGCGCTCTCACGGGATGGGATATATCCTGAGATATGTGGCAATGGAAATCCCTGGATCTGTGAACAGTAG
- the LOC119938967 gene encoding killer cell lectin-like receptor subfamily F member 1 produces the protein MQDEEGYTVLQLRSKQKASSCPPPDSHGSPHWQGIPPKVAYTVILILQIVMLVLTCSVLIQMKLMKSQAAESGTVAQMNNCLEKGLEGKPISKAALGRQTCPADWKLHRGHCYWFPQRIEKKTWNESKANCAKRHSNLAMIRDTCDLGFLWSHIPPSWYYWIGLHIPSPGSNWTWPDGSALDWSLFQVKPSGDEGTCAVLSRDGIYPESCENVLFWICEQ, from the exons ATGCAGGATGAAGAAGGCTACACAGTGCTCCAACTCCGGTCCAAACAGAAGGCGTCTTCCTGCCCACCTCCAG ATTCCCATGGATCCCCACACTGGCAGGGGATCCCTCCGAAAGTGGCCTACACTGTGATCCTGATTCTCCAGATAGTGATGTTGGTGCTGACTTGTTCAG tTCTCATTCAAATGAAACTGATGAAAAGTCAAGCAGCAGAATCAGGAACTGTGGCACAAATGAACAACTGCCTCGAGAAAGGTCTGGAAGGAAAGCCCATTTCAAAAG CAGCACTGGGACGACAAACGTGCCCAGCAGATTGGAAGCTGCACAGAGGGCATTGCTATTGGTTTCCTCAAAGGATCGAAAAGAAAACTTGGAATGAGAGCAAAGCAAACTGTGCAAAAAGGCACTCAAATCTGGCAATGATTCGGGACACATGTGATCTG GGTTTCCTGTGGTCACATATCCCACCCTCATGGTACTATTGGATTGGGCTgcacattcccagccctgggAGCAATTGGACATGGCCGGATGGCTCTGCTCTCGACTGGAGCCT TTTCCAGGTAAAACCCTCAGGTGACGAGGGCACATGTGCTGTGCTCTCAAGGGATGGGATTTATCCTGAGAGCTGCGAGAATGTACTATTCTGGATCTGCGAGCAGTAG